AAACTCTTGAACTCATCGTGCACAATGCAGTGTCCCTGCCAACGGATCATTTCGATTCCGGTTTCTTTTTCGATCCAGTTGCCAAGATGCCGATCCGGTGCCCAGATAATTTTTTCACCTTTCTCTTTGAGATGACGCACTATCTGCAAAGCATTCCCTGAGGTCACAACCCAGTCGGCAATTGCTTTAACCTCGGCACTGGTGTTGGCGTAAACCACAACCGTATGCTCCGGATGCTGGGCACAGAATTCGGCAAATTCTTTGGCGGGACAACCAACATCAAGAGAACAGGTTGCTTCAAGATCCGGCATCAGAACGGTTTTTTCCGGGCTGAGCATTTTCGCAGTTTCGCCCATAAAACGTACGCCGCAGACAACGAGAACGTCGGCAGCGGACTGTGCACCGAAATTGGCCATTTCAAGCGAGTCCGCGACAACGCCGCCGGTTTCTTCCGCCAGAGCCTGCAATTCATCATCGACATAATAATGCGCCACTAGCTGAGCATTATGCTGTTTCAGAAGTTGCTTGATCTCATCCTTAAGTGCCTGCTTCTGCTGCTTGTTCAACCACGGCTGAGTCGGCGCGTCCGAAGCAAGCTTCTGGATACGCGACTCAAGCTGAACAGGAATCTGCTTGGCGTGAGACTCTGACATCAAAACTCCTATTTATCCGCAGATCGT
The genomic region above belongs to Thiomicrorhabdus xiamenensis and contains:
- the nadA gene encoding quinolinate synthase NadA gives rise to the protein MSESHAKQIPVQLESRIQKLASDAPTQPWLNKQQKQALKDEIKQLLKQHNAQLVAHYYVDDELQALAEETGGVVADSLEMANFGAQSAADVLVVCGVRFMGETAKMLSPEKTVLMPDLEATCSLDVGCPAKEFAEFCAQHPEHTVVVYANTSAEVKAIADWVVTSGNALQIVRHLKEKGEKIIWAPDRHLGNWIEKETGIEMIRWQGHCIVHDEFKSFELDELCTKHPQAKVLVHPESPASVVDQADVVGSTKVLLNAVQTMPDKEFIVATDYNIFYKMQQLAPEKQLYVAPTGGHGATCKSCAHCPWMAMNGLENLRDCLRNMAPEIVLDEEVRKKALNSVQRMLEFSRQAGLVQTK